GCGTGTCTTCGATGGTCACCACGACTCGGGTGACGAAGACGGAAAATCCCTCCGGAATTTCTGTCTCGATGACAAACGCTTGGTTGGCGGGGATCTCCTCGGGCGCGCTGATGTTGAGGCTGAGCTTTTCGCCTTGCTCACCCGCCTCCGACTTCGCCTGCGCGTAGAGCTTGCGTGCGACGGGACCGCTGTCTGCGGGCAGCTCGAAGTTTGGATCGACGACGGACGCCACGCGGAAGTCGCTCAAGGCACCGGCCTTGTCCTTCAACGCCGCCTTCACGGTGCCAATTCGGCTGTAGGCGATGACGACCTCTTCAGGCTCGAGCCCACCCGCGTCGAGCGCCTCTTGGTAGAGCTTTTGAGCCTCCTCGAGTTCGCCGCGGTGCCAAGCCGCGTCAGCTTTGCCAAAGGACTTCGGGGCAGCGAATGCCGTCGAACCAAACAGGCTCAGAGCAAACGCGAACAAGGCGATGAAGAGGAAGCGCGGATACATAGGAAACCGTTTGAGAAATCGTATCGGTCAGACACCCGACGATCAAGGCGGCGGGAGCGTATACTTCCGCCTGCGCCAAACAGACGGATGAAGCCAGTAGCTGGAGTTGGAGGGCGCGCACTCACGGCTGCGTCGCCACCATGCTTTGAACAAGCCGCCGCGCACACCGAGCGGTTGGCGACCAGCTGGTGACTGCCGCGAACGAACACCGAATTGTCGTCTGCAGAAGCGCGGCTTGCCAAGCTTCAATCCCGCTTCTGGGCAAGGTGGCGTGCCTTGATCAAGCTCACCGCTCCGCCGCTCGGCATGGATTGCGCGGCGCGTTGTCGCGGAGTAGCGAGCGCTTATGGAAACGGCTGCGCTGGCTGACCGCGCTGGAAGAAGAAGCGAAACCGTCCCGTCACACGGCTGGTGCGCCCCGCCGGATAACTGCCATCCGCCGTGGCATCTCGTGGGTCGACGAAGGTCGCGTCAAACTCCGCATCCGTGAGCCGATCGTCGCCGTTCGTCTCGTTTGGATCGCCGCTGAACAGATCGCTGAAGGTGATCGTGCCATCTACCGCGTGCAACGTGCCGTTCTGCTCGTGACACGTTTGGTGCAGGTACAGGCTGAGGCTGACCAGCGGCTCCTCGAGTTCGCGGATTGGAGTCCCAACCGGTTGCACTCCCGACGGCAGCCCCACGGGAATCGAGGTTCCGAGCAAGCCCTTGCGGATCCCGTCCACGTTATTGACCATCACGATCAACCCGTCGCTCAGCTCCTCGATGTCTTCCCCACGCTGGATGCGGATGAGCATCGTGTCGCGGTAGGGGTTCGCAGCGAAAAAGCTGGGCTTCAAATCATAGCTGCCGTTCCAACAGCCCTCGATGAAGAGCCGGTCGCTCTTTACTTCGCCCTCGCCTTCGGCGGTGCTGCACGCGCCCCCCAGGAGACCGAGCAGCAACAGCGCAGCGCCGGAGCTCCTTAGCCAAGGCCTCAGGCGCCGTCGCAGGTTTCGCATGCTTTGGGTTTGGGGGTGAGGGGTCATGGCTGCGGCTCTGGGCGTGCAGGTGGGCTAGCGACTTTCGGCTCCTGCTCGGAGCTGTGGAGCCAGCTCCTCTGGATGGTACCACCCCCAAGCACTCGATCCCCGTCGTACATCACCGCAACTTGTCCCGGCACGATAGCGTGCAGGGGCTCCGCGAACTCGAGCTGAAACTCCCCGAGCCGGTTTGCGAGCTTGGCGGGCTGAGGTGTTCCGCGGTAGCGGACCACGGCTTGGCAGTCGAAGGGCGCGGCTTGCCCCGTCGCCAGTGCGACCTCGGCGAGCTTGGCGCGATCGGCGAGGAGTTGCTCCCGGGGCCCGAGTTCGACCGTACCCCCGCGGTCTACTCGCACGACGTACAAACGTTTCCCCGCGGCAACTCCCAGGTTCTTGCGCTGGCCCACTGTGAAGCGGTGGATGCCGTCGTGCTCAGCGAGCACCCTCCCCCCCTGATCCACCAGCTGGCCCTTGGTGACGCGATCCCCGGCACGTGAGCTGACCAGTGCGTCGTAGCGCCCTCGAGGAACGAAGCACAGCTCTTGGCTCTCGCCCTTGGTTGCTCCAGGCAGAGCCAGCGTCTCGGCCTCGGCGCGGATTTCCGCCTTGGTGGCGTCACCCAGAGGAAACATCAAGCGGCCCAGCGTCGCCGCGTCCAGCATGTGCAGGAAGTAGCTCTGGTCCTTGGCCAAATCCCGTGCGCGAAAAAGCGCCGGACGCCCGGCGTGCTCCCGAATGCGCGCGTAGTGCCCGGTCGCGACGTGGCTCGCTCCCAGGCGATCCGCCAGTTGCAACAGCTCCCGCAGCTTGACTCCGCGATTGCAGCGCACGCATGGGCTCGGCGTTTCCCCCTCGAGATAGGCATCAACGAAGGGCCCCACGACTTCGCGCTGGAATAGCTCGCGACGATCGAAGGCGAAGTAGGGAATGCTCAGCGCGTCGCAGACTCGGCGAGCGTCGTGGACGTCTTCCGGTGCGCAGCAGCGCCCTTTGACCTGACCGTCGTCTGGATAGTCCCAGAGATGCAGCGTGACCCCAACGACATCGTGCCCCGCAGCGACCAAGCGGGCAGCGGCGACCGACGAATCGACGCCACCGCTCATCGCAACCAGGATGCGCTCGATCTGCTCCACGTCCTCTCAATAGCCCGCTTCGGTCACGGGGCAAGCTGGCATCTTACCCACAAAGCACGCAACCAACCCGAGTCCTGGTCGACAGCTAGCCATGGAAATCGGAACTGGAGCCCCGAGCCCTCCCCCCGCCACCGCGTCGGCACCTTCAGCGTCAGCTGAGCCCGAACACGTCGAGAGTCGCTTCAAGCAAGCGCTCAGCGCCCTCGGGGGCGAAATCGATCGCGGGGAAAAGACGGTCAAGCGGGCCTTGAACGGCGCGCAGATGGGAGGCCTGGCCGCGGGCGACTTGATCGCGCTCCAAGCTGGCATCTATCGCTACAGCGAAGCCGTGGACCTCGCCGGAAAGCTGGTGGACCGCGCCGGCAGCGCCGTGAAGACGACCCTGCAAAGCAACGGCTGAATGACCCACCTGCAAGCAATTCACCCGCGCGAGGCGCGGATGAACCACAATTCCCCAAGGAAATTTAAATCAGCTACGTTGGCCCAATAGCCCGCCCAAGTTGCGGGGGCGAGGATCGGGATCGTGATGCTTCAAGAAGCGCAGGTTGACCGCGTTGATCAAGCCATGGGCGAGCAGGGGCCCTAGCAAGCTCCCCGTGGCGGCGTAGACCAACCCCAGAATCAATCCAATGGCGGCTGCCCAACCCGCCCATACCCAACGGCTCGGACCAGGAACGTAGTGCACCAAGCCGAAAATCAGCGCTTGTAGCCAAACCCCAGCCAACGGCTGCAGCGCCCCGCGAAACAGCAACTCCTCACCCAAGGAACTGAGCACAGCGAGCGCCAGCAGACCGACCGGGCTCAATCCCCGCGCAACGGGACGCAGATCCCGGTGCAGCTGCCGCGCCCATTCAAAACGCACCACGCACACTCGGGTGAGTACGACCACCAGCAATCCGACGCCCAGCCCAGCGCCTGCGCTCCAGGTATGGGAGGGAGCAATCGTTAGCCAAGCCACTGGAAGGGTGAACAAGGACTCACCACGCCAAGCACCGATAACCAACGCGAGCAGGGCCAGCCCGACATAGGCTGCGGCGTATCGTCCCCACCTGCTCATCCTCTGACTATGGCACGCGCAGCTCAACGATGCGTGCCCGAGTTTCCCCGATGACTCCCCAACCCACCCCAGCACAGCCAGCACCCCACGCACCGCCGCGAGCCGCGCAAGGATGCAGCGTCCCAGCCCCGGTCTTTCGCCTGCAGAGCGAAGGGGCGCGAGCGGAGGATGCTTCACAGCACTCCGCCAGCAGCCCCGCGCCGGGGCGATTCTCAGTCGCGATGTCACCGCAAGCTGCGCTAGTGTCCACAAACGCCCCAGCGGCTCACGACTTCGCTCGTCGAGGTCACCAGCCGGCCCCCGCGCAGCGTGGGGGGGGCTCCACGGCAAATGCAGAATGCGCCGTGGTTCGTTCTCCCGCAGATCTTCGATTCGCTTTGCCAGGTTGGCTGTTGTGACGACCCCGGACTCACCGGAAGCGCTCGCTCGATTCCATGACCACTTGGACTTGTGCGAGATCATCGCCCGACACGTCGGGAGAGGCGTGCCGAACGCCGCCTTGGATGAACTCTTGAGCTTCGCCAGGGAGGGCCTACTGGACGCGGCGAGGCGCTACGACCCAGAACGCGGAGTTCCGTTTCGCGCGTTCGCCAGCTACCGCGTGCGCGGTTCCGTCATCGATGGTCTTCGCAGCCTCGCGCATCTGCCCCGCAGAGTCCACGAGCGGCTCCGCGCCCTGGAAGCTGCAGGCCGCGTCAGTGAAGGTGTGGTCGAGGATCTACAAGGGGGTGCGCCGCCGGGTAGCGCGCGCGCCGACGCAGAGCGGGCCTTGAATGATCACTTGGCGAACATGGCAACCGCCATGGCCACGGGAATCGTCAGTCAGACAGTGCCCGGTGAAGACGGCCCCGACCACCTCTCCCTCGACGCCCCTGCTGACGAGCAGCTGGAGCGCGCTCAGCTCCTGCAGCTGATCCAAGAGGGCATCGCCGAGCTCCCGGAGCAAGAACGGGAGCTAGTGCAGCGCCACTACTTCGAGGGGGAGCGCTTCGACCACGTCGCCGCGGAGCTCGGGCTCTCGAAGAGTTGGGCGAGCAGGCTGCACACCCGCGCAATCGGTCGCCTCACCAAACGCTTACAACAGAAACTCTAGCGGGCGGCGCCCGCTTTCTGCAGCTGCGAGCCAGGCTGACGTATCCTCGAGGTAACGCTGGCCAAGCCAGCACGGAGCATCAGCGCTTGCTGGGCGCGACGTCCTCGTCGAAATAGTCAAGCTTGTGCAGTGGCATCAGCACGCTGCTCAGCACGTTCAGCAGGTGCATTTCCACCCGCTTGAAGAAGCGCGCTCCAAGGGTGAGCGCGATCGCGATGTTCGCTGGGTAGTCTCCAGCGGCGACACGCACCACCAGCTGATCGCAACGCTTCGCGATGCTTCTACCCTCGACGGTGAGATCCCTGGCGCGAGCATGATCGCTGTTCGCGTAGACAGGACCGACTTCGGTTGCGAGCGCCACCACGCTGCGCTTGATCTCGAGCAGCTCCTGGTAGTTTGAATCCTCAGGGAAATCATCCCGACGGAGCTCCGGCACCTCGATCAGGTTCTTCGCGTAGTCCCCAAGACGCTCGACGTCTTTCACCAGGCTCATCAAGAGCAGGCCGTAGGGCACGTCTGCTGCCCCCGCTCCGCTGAGGTGTGCAATCACGAGCTTGCGCACCTGGCGCTCGTATTGATTCACACGCACGTCCTGCTCGTAGAACCGCGTGCGTTCAGGAGGGGAGAGGGCAGGCCCGAAGAAATCCTCGCTCGCGCGCTCGACCATAGACAGCGCTAGCTCAAGCATGCGTGAGAAGTCTTCGGTGGCGGCCTCGAGCGCGCTCGGCCCACGAAACACATTCAACAGCTGCCTCAGCAAACTCACGACGAGTAGTCCCTTCTTCCATCGCTGATGCGCCCCATGCTTCGCACAGGTCGCCTCAGAAGCCCCTCGTGACCCAAATCAAGCCAGCCGGGAGGCCATAAAACAACACCACAACGTAGCCGAAAGCCAAGGCCCGGCTGCGCACTGCCAAATCTGCGAGCTTCTCCGCTGCACGCACCGGGATTTCGCGAGTGAAGCGCAACGGGTACACCATCAGGAGCCCGGTCAGGTTGAACAGCAGGTGCACCAGGGCGATTTGCACGCCGAGCTGAGCGGTCTCCGGAGGCAGCGCCATCGACGCGAGCAGCGCCGTGATGGTCGTCCCAATGTTCGCACCGAGCGTAACCGGAAACACTTGCCGCACGGTAACAATTCCAGCACCAGCCAAGGGCACCATGACGCTCGTCGTGATCGAGCTAGACTGCACCATGACGGTCACCAGCACGCCAACGATGATGCCCACGTACGCGTTGGTGTCGAGTGCCCGAGCCACGTATGTCTGTAGACGCGTCCCCGTGAGTGCGCGGAGGGTCTTCACCAGCAGGAACAGCGAAACGAAAATCAGGACCGCGCTGACGACGAGCAGCACCACCGCTGCGACCTTCTGGCTCGGGACGAGCGCGTCGATCGCCTTGTGCAGCGGTTCCAAGCCGTAGTGGACCGCCTGCTTGATGGGGTTCGGCGGTTTGGCACCGCCACCGCCGCCCACCAAGCCAACGAAGAGACCGCTCACCTTCGCGAGGTAGCCGGTGGCTAGCTCGAGGGGGAGCAGGACAGCCACCGCCAAGAAATTGAAGAAGTCGTGGCAGGTGGCAGCGGCGAAGGCGCGCCGAAACTCGTCCTTACGCCCGGCGTGCCCCAGGGAAACGAGCGTATTCGTCACCGTAGTGCCAATATTGGCTCCCATGATGATCGGGATCGCGTTGGCGAGGGGGAGTGGCGAGTTGGGCGCTGCAACCAGGGCCACCACCATCGAAGTAGTGACGCTCGAGCTCTGCACCAGAGTCGTCGCCAGGATGCCGATGGTCAGCGCAATGAAGGGGTTCGAGGTGGCGGAAAAAACCGAGTCCAGCGCGTGCTTGCCAAGGCCCTTGAAGCCATCGCTGAGGCCGCCGATGCCCACCAGAAACAGATAGAGCAAGACGAAGACGAGCAGCGCCCGCAGAAGGACCTCTTGGCGCGAGGTTGGCTTGCGCGGAGGCGGCGCGGCGCTCACTTCCCCGATCTCCGAGGCATGCTCCGGGGCGCGATCGGCGGGCTTCTCCGCTGCGCGTCTGCTCTCAGAGATCGCCATCAGGCGTGCTTCTGGCACTGACGTCGTGGAATGGGAAGGTGATTTTTTCGCCGCGCAAGCGCATCACGGGGCGTCGGTCAGCTCATCCAGGTGCTGCAATCCGAGCTCGCGGTGGAGCTCCGGGAGCGACAGGCTCGCTGCGTCCTCCCACGTCCCGCTGGCGTCGAGGCGTCCGCAAAGGCTCTCCAAGGCCTGCTTCGAGGCGCTGGCTGCGTCGACGCAGACGCCGGTCAGGCTCTCCACCGACGCGACACCGTACTTCGTGATTCCGCACGGCACAATCAGCTGAAACAGGCTAAGATCCGTGGTCAGGTTCAGCGCAAAGCCATGCATCGTAACCCAGCGCGAGACCCGCACACCGATGGCGCCGATCTTCAGCAGGCGGCGCGCCTCCTCGGGGCCGGGCCAGCGGGCAGGCGCGGCGGCATCCACCCATAGCCCAATGAACTCGGGAGCGTTGGGGATCGCTCCGGCGCCTATTCCGTGGGCCGCGACCAAGTCGCCCATGGTCTTCGTCAAATCGCCGACGTAACGCCGGATATCTTGGCGATCTGGAGCCAGGCTGATGATCGGATAGCCGACGAGTTGGCCCGGAGCATGGAGCGTGACGTCACCCCCACGGCCAACCTCGAAGAGTTCGATGCCCCGCTCTGTGAGCAGCGACTTCGAGAGCAAGACGTGTTCGAGTTTGGCGCCGCGTCCCAAAGTGATAACCGGCTCGTGCTCAAGCAGCAGGACGGTGTCTCCGATCAGCTGCTGCTGACGGGCAGCCAGGAGTTGTTGTTGGAGCTCGTGTACAGCGCCGTAAGTGCGTCGCCCAAGCCACACGCCGCGGAGGGTTCGAGTCACCCTTGGTAGCTAGCCCTCCACCCGGCGGCTGCCAAGGGGAAGCAGCGATCCCACGGTCCCCGGATGAAATCGCGGGACGTGCGACCGAATTGTGTGCCCAAGAGGCGTTCGGCTGCGGCTAAGATCCCGTGGGTGAGCCCGAGCCAGAGTTCGAGTTCTTGGGCGCTCCATGGGCGCGCTCAAGCATCAACCCTCCGTGTCCGCGAAGCGTTCGTCAAGGAGCGCTACGGGGACGCCGGCCACGCGCGTTTGCTCGAGCACGCGAGCGAGCGTCTGCGGCAAGTGCTCACGGTCGCCGATCCGTCTGATGGCTGGGTCAGCTTCGATCACTTCATCGAGCTATGCGTGCTGATCGATCGCTTGTTCGGTCGTGGAGACCACGGGCTGATCCTACAGATGGGGCGCTACTCCGCCGAGCACACCTCGGGCGTGTGGAAGTCGATGTTCCAGCGAGGGATGGATGTGACCCAGTTCCTGGAGATCGCCTCCGGGCTTTGGCACCGCCACTACGACTCCGGGCGCGTGTTGGGTAAGAGCTCGCGCGAAAACGAAGCGGAGCTAACCATCGAAGAGATGCCGCTCCCCCATCGCGCCCATTGCCTGAGCGTGAAAGGCTGGCTCGAAGGCGTGTTCAGCTTCAGCGAGAATACTCGCGTGGAAATCTTGGAATTGAGCTGTCGCGCTTCGGGAAACCCTGGGTGCCGCATGCGCCTCACCTGGCGCTGAGCCCCACTACTCGACTTCGCCGTCGTCGGTGGCGGGCTGGGCCTTGAGCAAATC
This sequence is a window from Polyangiaceae bacterium. Protein-coding genes within it:
- a CDS encoding tetratricopeptide repeat protein; the protein is MYPRFLFIALFAFALSLFGSTAFAAPKSFGKADAAWHRGELEEAQKLYQEALDAGGLEPEEVVIAYSRIGTVKAALKDKAGALSDFRVASVVDPNFELPADSGPVARKLYAQAKSEAGEQGEKLSLNISAPEEIPANQAFVIETEIPEGFSVFVTRVVVTIEDTLTGKKWRKKLDSSGKLTFKFPPKVAERGARLKVRVAGMDSKDNAWVAESLKIKVEGERSTGAAPASGSWGKEDPFANKKKDKKKDEGGIFSGPVPWIAGGVAIVATAAVVFFATRPSDDVSVGAPAWQ
- the mnmA gene encoding tRNA 2-thiouridine(34) synthase MnmA, with the protein product MSGGVDSSVAAARLVAAGHDVVGVTLHLWDYPDDGQVKGRCCAPEDVHDARRVCDALSIPYFAFDRRELFQREVVGPFVDAYLEGETPSPCVRCNRGVKLRELLQLADRLGASHVATGHYARIREHAGRPALFRARDLAKDQSYFLHMLDAATLGRLMFPLGDATKAEIRAEAETLALPGATKGESQELCFVPRGRYDALVSSRAGDRVTKGQLVDQGGRVLAEHDGIHRFTVGQRKNLGVAAGKRLYVVRVDRGGTVELGPREQLLADRAKLAEVALATGQAAPFDCQAVVRYRGTPQPAKLANRLGEFQLEFAEPLHAIVPGQVAVMYDGDRVLGGGTIQRSWLHSSEQEPKVASPPARPEPQP
- a CDS encoding CPBP family intramembrane metalloprotease — translated: MSRWGRYAAAYVGLALLALVIGAWRGESLFTLPVAWLTIAPSHTWSAGAGLGVGLLVVVLTRVCVVRFEWARQLHRDLRPVARGLSPVGLLALAVLSSLGEELLFRGALQPLAGVWLQALIFGLVHYVPGPSRWVWAGWAAAIGLILGLVYAATGSLLGPLLAHGLINAVNLRFLKHHDPDPRPRNLGGLLGQRS
- a CDS encoding sigma-70 family RNA polymerase sigma factor is translated as MTTPDSPEALARFHDHLDLCEIIARHVGRGVPNAALDELLSFAREGLLDAARRYDPERGVPFRAFASYRVRGSVIDGLRSLAHLPRRVHERLRALEAAGRVSEGVVEDLQGGAPPGSARADAERALNDHLANMATAMATGIVSQTVPGEDGPDHLSLDAPADEQLERAQLLQLIQEGIAELPEQERELVQRHYFEGERFDHVAAELGLSKSWASRLHTRAIGRLTKRLQQKL
- a CDS encoding Na/Pi symporter; this translates as MAISESRRAAEKPADRAPEHASEIGEVSAAPPPRKPTSRQEVLLRALLVFVLLYLFLVGIGGLSDGFKGLGKHALDSVFSATSNPFIALTIGILATTLVQSSSVTTSMVVALVAAPNSPLPLANAIPIIMGANIGTTVTNTLVSLGHAGRKDEFRRAFAAATCHDFFNFLAVAVLLPLELATGYLAKVSGLFVGLVGGGGGAKPPNPIKQAVHYGLEPLHKAIDALVPSQKVAAVVLLVVSAVLIFVSLFLLVKTLRALTGTRLQTYVARALDTNAYVGIIVGVLVTVMVQSSSITTSVMVPLAGAGIVTVRQVFPVTLGANIGTTITALLASMALPPETAQLGVQIALVHLLFNLTGLLMVYPLRFTREIPVRAAEKLADLAVRSRALAFGYVVVLFYGLPAGLIWVTRGF
- the lipB gene encoding lipoyl(octanoyl) transferase LipB: MTRTLRGVWLGRRTYGAVHELQQQLLAARQQQLIGDTVLLLEHEPVITLGRGAKLEHVLLSKSLLTERGIELFEVGRGGDVTLHAPGQLVGYPIISLAPDRQDIRRYVGDLTKTMGDLVAAHGIGAGAIPNAPEFIGLWVDAAAPARWPGPEEARRLLKIGAIGVRVSRWVTMHGFALNLTTDLSLFQLIVPCGITKYGVASVESLTGVCVDAASASKQALESLCGRLDASGTWEDAASLSLPELHRELGLQHLDELTDAP